The Bacteroidales bacterium region GGTCAAAACATCCTGTTCGTCATCAACGACGAGAATTTTATAGGCGGTCATTCTTGATTGATGTAAGTCAACCAAAAGTAAACCGCATGTATAAAATATTTATTAAGTAAAAGTTATGAAAAAATTAAACATGATCCTTTTCCCTTTCGCTGACCTTGCTTCGGATAAAAAATATTTTCGATGATGATTCAAAACTAAACTTCGGGATTTTACCTGGAGCATTTAACAACAAAAAAGGCCGTTAGCCTTCAAATTTATACCCCACGCCTTTGATGGTTTTGATCCGGTCCTCTCCTATTTTTTCTCGGAGTTTTCTGATATGCACATCAATCGTGCGGTCGCCGACAATCACATCGTCACCCCAAATCTGGTGGAAAATTTCATCCCGAGTAAACACTCTGTCGGGTTTCGAAACCAGTAAGCTCAGCAGTTCGAATTCCTTTCTCGGAAGTTCCATCTGCCTGCCGTTCTGAATAACGACATATTTATTTTTATCAATCGTTATATCATTATGCGTTATAATCTGTTCATCGGATGTCTGGAAATCTTCACCAGAAGATTGGCCATAGCGTTTGAGAAGAGCCTTAATGCGGCTCAGCAGAACTTTTGGTTTTA contains the following coding sequences:
- a CDS encoding response regulator transcription factor encodes the protein MNIQEPRILLVDDEKDIIEFLTYNLKKEGFLVQSAVNGKEAISKAVAFKPHLILLDVMMPGMDGIEACDELRKIPELEKTLIAFLTARGEDYSQIAGFEAGADDYITKPVKPKVLLSRIKALLKRYGQSSGEDFQTSDEQIITHNDITIDKNKYVVIQNGRQMELPRKEFELLSLLVSKPDRVFTRDEIFHQIWGDDVIVGDRTIDVHIRKLREKIGEDRIKTIKGVGYKFEG